The Miscanthus floridulus cultivar M001 unplaced genomic scaffold, ASM1932011v1 fs_686_1_2, whole genome shotgun sequence genomic sequence TCCTGTAGATGCTGCATCAATGACAACATACCATGTTTATCCAAGCTGCATATTGGACATGCAATGGGAGATATGGGAAGAAAACTATTATTAAGATGACCAAGCTATAGCAATGTAGATGAAATTCTCTTGAACAATATGCAAGCAAATTTGCTAATGGCAGATAGTTTTAGGGCTTCCCGAAATATAGCAGCCTAAAGAGTAAAGAGTAAAAAAACAGACTGCAGTTTCTCATCCACTTTCAGATACTCGTGTCAAACAGAATACAAAAAGGGCAAAGCTTTCTTGCAACATTAAGTATCTAATATGTAGCATATATGTCACTCAGACTGTTCTTAATCCAGTGAAACACAGATGTTCTGATTAATTTAAAAGAAGATGGTACCTTTTCATGCAGGCCATCAGTGAACAAGAGCAGAACCCAAGTAGCAGCAACCAAAAGCATTAAGATTTTTAACCGAGAACCTTTTTTCAGAACAGATGAACACGTTCTTTCCAAACTCTGAGCAATGGCTAACCCAAAGAATGCCAATGTCTTGAACGGTCGTGATGTAATTGTTAGCCTCTCCAGGTCCACACGATGTTTTTCCCGGAGCTCTGAAATATAAAGTGCACTGGTTAGAGCATGGACTACACTGCAGTATATCTCATTATTCGTTCAGTTAGCGAAGTGTAAAGAAAAATCATGGTTTCATCTCATCCTGTAGTGCCATTTGGAGAATCCAGTACACTACAAATTGTTAACATTCTAGGTAACTGGTTCACATATCGTCAATCGTAATTACGCAAGTTCTGCAACGCATGGTGGAAAAATGGCAGCTACCCTTCCATAACACAGTTTTCGAAGAAAGGAGGCTTTGTGGCAGTGACATTTGTATTTGTCTTCAAGCTAGAAAACTAAATTTGCATTGAAATCTTGCCACAAGGGCAAGAcaacagagaaaaaaaaaacaaaatagtaAAGTTATCACTCCTAGATGCCAATATTCGAAGAAAAAAATCAAGTAAATAAAGATAATTCAATCAGACGCCAACCGCCAAAATACGATCTAAAAATCAAACTTGAAAACCGTGGAAAACCTCAGTTTTAAGTTTTAACCATCAAAAGGTGTGTTCTAACTTCTAAAAGCATCCAATGCTTGAATAAAACAAAATCACAGATTGAAAGAACCGATACCATTCATACCAAGCATGCAATTTCGCTGAATGGTTCTACTCTGCTTTGAATCGCGGGCGGGCAAGAAAAAGAaataaaccaaacaaaaaaaagtcACTGTGTTTCTTAAAATAGAAGGGGTTATACGTATCACCAATCCGAATTTGTAGGGAAAaaaccagaaaaaaaaacatgaaatATTCCAACTTTGTAGGAAAACCTCAAAGACACGCATTCGCAGCTCGAGCAGCAACAACGATTTCCAAAATTCCACACAACAGATGTCAAGTATGAACAGCGCAAGATGATTTAAAACACAAGAACTAAACTAGACAGCGTATCTCCAAGAACAACGGGCGGACCAAAAAAACACGACCCCTCCGCAGAGCCCGCAGCCGATCGACTCACTAACCTGACATGGCCTTGTCCTCGCCAGCGCCGACCGTAGGCCCCATGGCGCAGCTCCAGGTCCCTCCCCTCTGCCGCGGCCGCGTAGAGTAGATCTGAGCAGCGAGCTGTGGTGTTTGAGCCAGGCGCCGGCGCTATATGAACCCAAAAAAGGGCGCGGGCGAGCTTTGCTTCCCGTTTGGCGCGGAAACGCCTCTTCACCGTCCTGGGGAAGGAGAGGGTAGAGCAGCACGAGCCCGGCGAGGCGCGGGGCACAGAGGAATCGCTCCTTCCACCTGAAAAGACGAGCTTTTTCGCGAGCGCAAAGGGGAAAAGGTAGGGCCAGGTGAGAACGGCTTTCCGTTTTTCTTATTACGTGCCCGGGATTTCACGATTTACCCCTGTCATCAGGCGTCACAGACCGAAACGGATACGTGCGTTTTCTTGAGGGGTACAAAGGTAACTGATGAGGGCAGAAAACTGACGTGGTTGCTTGAGCGCTAAAACTACTAGTAGAAATCCTATCTTCAATTCGGGAAGGAGTTTATGAGCTGCTGCtaacctttttctttttctttttaaaaaagtGGAAATAATGCTTTGTGCTACTAGAAAACTGCTTTAGGGTCGAGCCATGTCATCATTGCAGATGCTGACGACTGGACTAGATTTGTGATAAATAACTCGTGTACATTCCAAGAAGGATGTATATTCGAACATCTCGATTAGTTTATGGGATCGTTACAAAATCTGAGTCTTGGCGAATTGTAAAAGCTGGACCAAAAGCTGGCAGGTTTGGAGTAGCTTTCATCGTCTGCGATGGATAGTTTTAGTTTTGAGATTCAGGTTGGATATACACAATTTATACTACAATATAATTGTTTATATAATATTATAATTAGTCTAAACTATAAGCAAAATGATCGATCTAAATGCTCTAGACATATCTTTAACTTTATATTTAAGATTCTTTAGAGCTACAAATGCCTAGTTTTCAGAGTTTTGCCAAACAGAACATAAGTCCGAGTGGTTTAGCTCTTTGATACCCTGATTCTAGAGAAATTGTACAGATAAGTTGCAATACTAGTAGCACTCAACTTTTTCATTATCTAATGTGATCATTAGAAGCCAATCAAAAGCATTACAGGCCACTCggaaaaaaatgtttttttaatctgtggtcaAATGAAACATTGTCATCCAATGTTCCAAACCAGGAAGACACCAATTACACCTGATCGATGATTGCCATACCAGTCATAGATGACTGCCATACTAGTCATTCTCCCTTGGCTTCTTGATATTTACGTCGTGGCCTCAACGATGGCGTCCTCTTctgaaattcattttttttatcTCGTAAGATCACTTTCAACCTCGAGCCTCCTCTCTATTTGTTGAGGTCGACCTTAAACCTGCTACCTCGTCCTCACACCTTGTTATTTCTTAATCACCACACACAAGGTACAACATGTCCATAAGAACACGTCCTGTTTTTCATTTTCACCTGGTATGCTATCTTTCGATCGAGCTGTGAGCCTGTGACCACATTGCAATTTCGCCATCATTGGTGTCCATCGTTACCCTCGGAGGGAGAGGAGACTAGGAGAGGCAACCAGCAACGACGGGGTCGCAGGAGCTAATCCCCCGGTTGCGGAAAGCAATGGCAGGGTGATTTCGTGCACGCGAGAAGCGACAGAAAACCGCGCTGAGAACCGACGAGTGGAGGACGCGAGCCGCGTGACGATGGCGTCCATCTTCCAATTCTGCATCCCCGCCCCGACCGGCCGGTCGCCACCTCTCGCTCTTGGGCGGAAAGGCATCGATCCGTTTGGTCTGGGAGGCTCGTGGAATCCGTGTCGCCGAAAGCGTATCCGCATCATGCGCGTCAGTCGCAAGGAACCGGGGTCGTCTGCTAGTGCAAGTCACCTTCAGGCGAAGGAAGCAGCCTCAGAGCAGAGGAAATTGGATTTTTTGGGTTACCTCCTGTGATGTCGCTGTACACTTCGGCAGATGTTATAACTGATTGTTCACAGCTATTGGCAGATGAAGATTTCTCTTTTGTTTTTAATTAAAAAACTGTTTCTATGCAAATCATCAGAGTACAGGGTCAGCACAACATGAGCGCCGCATGTTCAGAAATCAGACCATATACTTAAAAACAGTGGAATCAGAGCAagcattcttgttcttgcaaAAGCTAAGCAGTGAAATAGGAGGTACCATCCGCCAGCAGTCAGCGAATGGAAGCATTCTCAACAACAGAATTCAACTCGACTTGAATGCCCAAACTTTTCTTACGTAGTACCTGGGTCGCGCAGCAGTATTCTGTTTCCTTCTTTATGGAAGGAAGTTCAACTCCAGAAGCAGAAGCAAATAGAAAAATAACAGTGGGCACAGATATGATTATGAATGCTCGCATATGACTTCTGCTGGAATTAAAATATCTTCTTTCCCAGTTCCATGTAACCTCAAGCATCCCATTTAACTTTTAAGAATGCTAGCTATATTTTGATGGATGTCATCTTTTGCATTTTTGTCAAAGGGGTCATCTCCAATATAAAGATCTAATAGAGACTGGCACAAGAGCTTGCTCTGAATGCTCCCCACTTCCTCGCCTTCAACTACACACATAAAGAAAAGAGTTCTTAATCATGAGCATTACGAAGCATTTTACTTAATGAAATTCATAAACAGTTGAAATGGATAGGAATAGAAAAATAAATGAATACATCAGTGTGTAATGTGTAGACAAGCCATAACACAATCTTCTAATAATGAACATCGATGACCTTTGGAGCTGTAGGAGACTAGGTTTAATGTTCATACTTGCCATTTCTTTTCTTTAGGAGAAACGTATGCAATTGCTATAAAATCAAATGAAAATGAACATATGCAAGCCATGGATGCAGCAGGTGAGTGGGCAGCAACAGTACAAGCTAGGTTCATTGACGACTGCTGATGGAATGCCAGGCAGCCGTTGATGGAAGTGGCTCAGCTGAGGTGGTAATGGCTAAGCAAGAGAGGTGGACGGGAAGGGCAGGAAATATGCAGTGGCGGGGAGTGGTGCAGGCATAGCATATGGTAGCCGTGACTGGGGCAGAGGCACAAATGCACAATGGTGTGGTGGGACATCAGTGGCAACAGGAGTTCTCATttgtgtcacagaaccgaccaatttataagagcacaagtacaaaaacaatcgtcgaaacgatcaaattctcgaacttgagcccatataaacccggtagtcaaccgaaatctcgaaggatttcaaaccaacttgcatacaaccaagatcacagtaattcaacataacatatcgtacgttacaacatttcgcagatgttcgcaaatagattacatcatcacagagtcattgttattacaaaacaagtcttgtaaaacatgcggaagcaaatagtttaactcacacaccgagttcaaatacacatactggttggttgatcacagaccgcaaaagcattcagataagagaaaggagatcatgcccatgatctagtcctcatcacccgccgggtggagacaatacttgcagaatccctgatatagaaggtcatctgcaacaagagggaataaaccctgagtacgggaatgtactcagctagacttacccgtcgaaaaccaaacaaatgacaccaaggattatgcatagcttaatgtagtggagctggctgacactttctttttgcagaaaagcataagtaataaggattaactcttaacctgaactagcagtgactttttagccattaacctgtcatctatattagcacctgtactaagcaatcattttattagggtgcagacattaataaccatatcaggtattcattgtggcaaccttatcatcatccattgaaccctatcgttaaattaattgaatctacgttgccgctgctcagtcaagttctcactatccgggagagacggcgattcgaatcgattcctatccagctggaggggtattcctaaacacaaaccctgcttcccccgtcagggtcgcaacaagtcacctttggtacgattcaggagtcgcgagtccgaacagatcgacattctcagagacccactctgccaaggttgttcgggactctaacccgccttgggcttatgccaatggctctccgcacatccttactacctccagaatgtcgccactgctcgcgtccccggcctgagtcgagctactaggcttcgcggtcggaacgacttatccggccagctaagtgttaggctgcgttcaacatgacatgaggacgtacagcgtatcggtccttaaacgactcagacggagtcactatgttcaaacctacacaagaccccgcccggtcttaattcattattcacatggttcttttccacgatagcaaatatagccaaccgtgatccacctcatcctaaagctcgcaggtgacaggaaatcacctgacttctaccgcactaagcatggctaagcatttaacccgttcctgaacttaattaggattccagtgcgatatctggacaaggaaggatatataatgcagcaattggttccaaccaattcctatacttaatgcatcatcaacaataaaagatactcaatgtatttgtgaaaacataggaggcttaatatgctccggggcttgcctttcaggaatgaggaaggctggtggtcagggcactcgggcaattcctccgcggcgactgcttcgtcggcttcctgcacctcgggttcctcctcctggttggctccctcgaactccagcaacgtcactccctccggcacacctattgcatgaatgcgcaagataattatcatggatgcacatgtacgaatgtcggggatgctcggggaatgcacatgttcgctgtagtttgcatattccaacttaagccctattcaaatcactttacttaccaagtttatacaacctaatgtataattgctcatcttcagttaacgacctagcacctgcacctaagcatattctcaagttaggctaacccctaaacaatcaacgagaacattgcaaccacatacactcaagcaattgtatttcagcaaaatgaatactatgtagcggtgcagtaaactagctataactggagatttataaatccaattgatatgcaacaagacaatatggaaagcttataaaattgtctacacaacattttcagacctcaaagcatgattcaaacctttaccaggtcgaattcatcaatcaacagaagtctatcctcacaaggcagagaatcagcaaaaactgcaacctaactttaaacagctgtagtttctaaactactgggccaaatgccctcaaattttgacaggagctagatacttaaattatctacaactcttgtattcatcacattcacagaaacccaaaatatcatggggaactttctaaagtccccagatctgtccagagggacataatgccaacaattaattagcaacttatgatgtaaacatataattagacaaaaccaactttactatcttatcacacatatcataagaacaccagaaaatagggtgttcatcaccaaaacatttcctctaataccttgcttaatttatttaattaattagagaaaatagtaaacatatgtgaaagctacaccattaaatctacaaaaattacagtagaccctacataccctaagtagactgccataaaaatttcacaccattttagtaagtacaacatcctacacaaaaatggtaaggcagaatggcttaaaatggcataattaggaaaccttagtgaaaagtgtcaagcaacagatttcatatttttcctagcatccttagggtatTAGGATACTACCTACAAATTTTCATggccattggattcatagattaattactaaaatttacacaagaatcacccgatgataaaaggaaaatctataactcaaaaactacacatgcaatgactctcaaattttaaccagagcttctactatacaagactagcttacccacaaaatttcataatttttggatcacagaaactcaagatatgatttaaacaagtttgcatgcactcaaaaacacttttcaagttcctatttaattcacccaaaatttctacataacatgctcaagatatatttttcttaaatactagacctaacagtgagtctaacaaaattggaaccacccaatttggatctaccaagtaggagttacaaaatttacaaaatagcactaaaaactggaatttttgaactatcttttctaactcagtcactgacaagcggggtcCGTCAGTCAGCCGGGCCCGCTTGCAAGTGAAAGGAAAACAGAGCACAGCGGCTGCGACGGCGCGGGCATGGCGTAGCTCAccggcggcggctcctccggcgaaaTCGACTTCACCGGCGTGACTACCACTACCACCCGCATCGATTGACCTACTTAACTTAACCTCAATCGACCTCTAGGtactccggccatggcgtacGGCGGCTCGGCGACGAGGCTGCGGTGGAACTCCGGCGAATGAGCCATCAACTCCGTTCGATAGGCTCTACTAGAGGGTGGACGAGGTAAAGGAGATGGTGGGGAGTCTGTGGACGAGATGGAGTGAGTCGCGACGCGGTGGCAAGCgcgcgagagctcgacggagctcttGCCGGAAATGGCGCACGGCcacggagaagaagaagcacggCCTCTACCTTGACTTTACGGCTCCACGGTGAGGTGGACGAGGCAGAGGAGTGCACGGCGGAGCTGTGGGTGAGAAAttgctgacggtggtgccacgGCGAGCCTGCTCGAGCGCGGCGGAGCAAGCAGCCGGCAAAGGCGTCGGCGCTGTGCTGCTGCGGCTGCGACGGAGAAGGAAGGAGAGTGAATGGGAGGGCAGAGAGCGTGCGGGCGTGCTCCACTTCAATCCGGCCAGCGCGCGGCGCGGTCAGGCCAAGCCAGGcgcgtggcggccacgcggcggcaacCCTCTGGccgcggtcggccatgaccggcctGAATTTTTTCGATTCAGGTAACTACAGTACCGACTGACGACACATTTTGGAGTCAATGTATTTCATAATCCTTTGCTCATTATCGCAAACTTCCTAAACGAAAGTGCAAGCCCTATGTATCAGCTACAAAACTCCTTAAGAGTTCAAAGTCTAATTCGAAAAGtatagagagtaaaatcatgccaaagttgagCTCATGAAACTGAAAAACTCAGTTTCATACATAGGAATTTTCTAAGTGTCgaatccaacctcaaaactgacttgtgggccatttttgaacatgttgtgcacattttcatgagttggtcacaaaataacttttgttccttacataattctctacaactttgctttaggttgctcagacatgcaaacatcctaagctacacttttaaaacagtcaaacacaggagctctaggggtccaaattggtcaaccatgacttggaaacccaATTAgttaaagtgatcaacatgaacaatgttccaaaagacattctaggtgtaactaagttacttaggatgattattagccacaccacacattggtcacacaagaatcaatcaaggtatacactgaaacgatgaaaaacacaagaaatgttgcaaatgtttcatagtcatgtttcacatatttcatgatcttgttgcatcgtattaactaatcttgtttcactaagtgagtggcacatgttgcacttaagtgttggacactttacatttcataaagaacaacacacatgaaatatacaacacgttgctatgtttcgaaattatgtttcatgtgctataagttcccaaagggatgcatgatgctcatgtttatgaaatgcagtgcaaatgtgaaagctaaacaccaggggtgttacagccctccccccttataaaaatctcgtcccgagatttgaaaagcgtaccattgttgatagaattccttataaccatccctcaaatagtcttccctttcccacgttgcatcgcgttcactaccctgattgctccacatgactttatagaacttgactacccgactccgagtcactcgctcacgagtgtcgatcactcgaaccggcttttcttcaaaggtcaaatcagattttaactcgatatcccccaatggaactctcttcagggacgcgaagacatttcttcaattgggatacatgaaagacattgaagatagcactcatctcaggaggtaattgaatcttgtacgccactttaccactttgtccaatgatttcaaacggaccaacatatctcggcgcaagctttcgcttcacaccaaagcgttggacactcttcataggtgagactttcagataaacgaagtctccaacttcgaactcaataggtttcctacgtcgatcagcataactcttctgcctagcttgagctgcggccatgtgggtttggatagtacggacttgttcttcagcttcttgaacgaaatcaattccataatatctcctttcaccggcttctacccagttcaacggggttctacacttccggccatacaaagcttcaaacggtgccatctttatgctctcttgataactattattgtacgagaattcagctaggggtaaccatttttcccatgagcccttagccgagatgacacaagctctcaacatatcttctaagatttgattcactcgttcagtttgcccattggtttgcggatgataggcagaacttcttacgagcttagtccctaataatccatgtaagtgctcccaaaagcgagcagtgaactgtggtcctctatctgagacaatagtacgagggatcccatgaagtcggacgatctggttgaagtacaactccgcgtagtcggttggacgaaagtctatgcggacaggaataaagtgtgccgacttggtcagtcggtccacaattacccaaattgagttaaaattcctctgagtggtagggagtccaactataaaatccatacttatctcttcccacttccaacctggaatagagagtggctgaagtcatccagctttcatgtgtaccgccttgacccgacaacaagtgtcacacctagccacataagcggctatctctttcttcattttggtccaccaaaatcgcggttttaaatcatgatacattttactactaccaggatgaatagatagcttagaggaatgagcttcggatatgatttggtttctgagctctctatccttcagaactaccaacctatccttgaaccataacacgccttcctcatcgactcgaaaatgtttg encodes the following:
- the LOC136532674 gene encoding vacuole membrane protein KMS2-like: MGPTVGAGEDKAMSELREKHRVDLERLTITSRPFKTLAFFGLAIAQSLERTCSSVLKKGSRLKILMLLVAATWVLLLFTDGLHEKLG
- the LOC136532671 gene encoding uncharacterized protein isoform X2 translates to MVIRNSINNGVPEGVTLLEFEGANQEEEPEVQEADEAVAAEELPECPDHQPSSFLKDDLLYQGFCKYCLHPAGDED
- the LOC136532671 gene encoding fatty-acid-binding protein 1-like isoform X1, translating into MVIRNSINNGVPEGVTLLEFEGANQEEEPEVQEADEAVAAEELPECPDHQPSSFLKVEGEEVGSIQSKLLCQSLLDLYIGDDPFDKNAKDDIHQNIASILKS